The following nucleotide sequence is from Candidatus Micropelagos thuwalensis.
CGCGATCGTTTCCTGCATAATTTTTTTATAATCTTCTGGGCTCGCAGGTTTCATTAGGGTAACTTCCAGCTTATTTCGAACCCTATTTATGGGGCTACGCAAATCATGAGCAATGTTATCTGTCACATCGCGCATGCCATTCATCAAGCTTTCAATCCTGCTTAACATCATATTGAGATTCACGCCCAACTGGTCAATTTCGTCCCCACTCCCCCTAACCGGAATACGACGAGATAAATCCCCCGCCATAATGTCTGAACTTGTGCGGTTAATGCTGTCTATTCGTCGGGTAAAATTACGGCTGGTAAGTACACCTCCAATCAAACCGAATAAAACTGTCATGGCTAAGCCGTAAATCATCGCGTTTAATATAACCGCACTGAATTTGTTAAACTCCTCTACGTCTCGCCCGACGAGTAGATAAAACCCTTGTGGCAAAGTGAAGGTCTTTGCCCGCGCTGCATGCTTTTCTTCAAAATTATTGGTAATACGAACAAACTCAAATTCCTGCCAATCTTCTCCAGCATCTTTCATATCAGGAATTTTATTAAGATTGCCTGCCATGGGTCGGCCTTCAGGGTCGATTAAAAGATATATCGACAGACGCGGGTCTCGGCTCAGCACTGCAACGCGTCGCGCCAGGCTGGGTATGCCACCTTCTTTGTATCTTTGTGACAAATCCGCGATATCGGCCTCTATCGCCGCATCCGTTTGACTAGAGATGAGACTGAACGTGTTCCAGAAGAGATAAGCGTACAGCGTGGATGACGAAAATAAAAATATCGACAAATACAGTAAGGCTGCGCGAAAAGTTGTTGTTTTAAGAAGATTAGTCTGGAACACGTAAGGAGTACCCCGCCCCTCTTATGGTGTGCACAAGTGGCGGGTCAAAATCCTTATCAATTTTTGACCGCAACCGAGAAATGTGAACATCAATAACATTTGTCTGAGGGTCAAAATGATATTCCCATACATTTTCCAGCAACATAGTTCTCGTTACTACCCGCCCTGCATTTCGTAATAAATATTCCAGCAACTTAAATTCACGCGGTTGGAGGTCTATGGCTTTATCATTGCGCGTCACTCGACGTGACAAGAGATTCATTTCTAAATCTTCAAATTTTAGGGTTGTCTCAGCTAACAGACCTGAACCACGTTTCACCAACACTTCAATTCTTGCTAATAATTCAGAAAAAGCAAAAGGCTTGCTGAGATAATCATCCCCGCCCGAGTTGAGACCCTTAACCTTGTCGTCAACATCTCCCAATGCAGATAAAAACAAAACAGGTGTCGCGATATGATTTTGGCGCAGTTTCTCAACCAAAGTAAGTCCATCGAGACCGGGAAGCATGCGATCGACAATTAAGACATCAAACTTGCCAACAAGGGCAATTTCATATCCCTCTTCACCGTCGGCGGCATGGTCAACAACATGACCGCTTTCTTGTAGGCCTTTAATGACATACTTCGAAGCTTCTTTATCATCTTCAATCAATAAAATATGCATAAACATATCCTAAACAAATTGGCGGCGATGAGAAAGGAGGGGGGAGTAAACTTTCTATCGCCGCCGAAACGCAAGTGGACTTGGGGAGAACCGATTGCGCAAGCTCAAATTACATAATGCCTCTTAAACACTATGTTACCGGGAGATTAATTAATGTTAATGTTATTAGTCTTTGGGGGCATTGCGGAAGAAAGACCGCATCAGGAAAAAACCTGCTATAACCAACAGGAAAGGCAGCCCCCATAGGGGAGCATTTTTAATATCAAGGCGTGGTTTTAATAAAGCAAATTCGCCATATCTATCCTCAATGAAATCAAGAATCTCATCATCGGTCTTTCCGGCCTGAATTTGCTCGCGAATAAGCATGCGTAGGTCTGCTGCTAATGGCGCATCGCTGTCGTCAATTGATTGATTTTGACAGACCATACATCTGAGTTCCATGGATAAGCTTCGTGCTCGCTCCTCCAATGCATCATCCGCAAAGGCCTCTCCAGGACTAATTGCAAAAGCTGGATAGGCACTAATACATAGAGAAAAAATAATGAAATTCATTTTTTTAAATGCCAGGCGGAGGATCATTTGAAAACTCGTCATGTCTTTCAGCTAAAGATTTTACCTCACGGCGCGTCAATGCCGCAACGCCGCCCAACGCCATAATCAACCCACCAATCCATATGAAAGCAACCAGCGGGTGATACCATATTCTAACAACACGGGAAGCCATGCCGTCTCGTATGGTTTCATCAGCTATGACAATATAAAGATGGCCTGAAAGGTTTTTCAAAATCGCGGCTTCAGTCGTCGATTGACGCTCTACCGTATAAAAACGTTTTTCGGGTTTCAGTATTGTAATATCAGCGCCGCCTCGCCTGACAGAGAACTCACCCTGCTCGGCAATATAGTTCTCTCCACTGACGGAAGTTTCCCCTTCAAACGTCACCTCATATCCTGAAATTTCCATCACCGCACCGGGTGTCACCGCTTGCACGACCTCACTCCGCCATGCAGTTGTTCCAACGATACCGAGTATCATAATCCCCAGGCCACCATGTGCCAAAACACTGCCCCATTGTTGAAAGGGAAGTTTGAGAATATTCTTTGGTAGCCGCCCCAAAGGCATAGTGTCGACTCTAATTTTTTTCGCCAGATCAGCCAGCGCACCGAGCATGAGCCACAGAGCCAGCCCAACCCCTAAAGCCGCACCACCTTGATGACCGGCACTCATAATCAAAACCGTCAGCCCGCCCAAAACAGCCAGCACAAATGCCATAGTAAGCTTTTTTAACACCGTCGGGATTTCAAACTGCCCCCAACCCGCAAGTGGCCCTAAAGGCATTAACATTAAAAGAGGCGTGATAAGAGGTACAAATACTGCGTTATAATAAGGTGCCCCAACAGAAATTTTGCCAAGGCCAAACGCATCAATAACAAGCGGATATATTGTTCCCAAAAAAACAGTAGCTGTCGCGCTGGCAAGAAACACATTATTTAGTATTAATGCGCCTTCTCGACTGACAGGTTGAAACGGCACATTTTTATCCGCTGATGAAAGTCCGACAGATCGCATGGCAAATAAAAGCAAAGCCCCGCCCACAAGCACACCTAGTATCATGAGAATAAACACACCGCGTGTCGGGTCGGTTGCAAACGCATGAACAGACGTTAAAACGCCAGAGCGCACCAAAAACGTACCGGCAATACATAAACCAAATGTCAAAATGGCAAGTAGCATTGTCCAGCTATGCAGTGTATTCCGCCTTGCTGTGACAAGTGCAGAATGAAGCAATGCTGTGCCAGCGAGCCATGGCATAAAGCTGGCATTTTCAACTGGGTCCCAGAACCAGAAACCGCCCCAACCAAGTTCATAATAAGCCCAGAAAGATCCTACTGCGATGCCAAGCGTCAAGCTAAGCCAAGCCAAGAGTGTCCAAGGGCGAACCCATTTAGCCCAATCGGGGGAAATTTTACCGGACAATAGAGCCGCAACTGAAAACGAGAAAGCCAGTGAAAAACCAACATATCCTGCGTAAAGCAAAGGCGGATGAACTGCCAGTGCCGGATCCTGTAAAATCGGGTTGAGACCGTTTCCCTCAAATGGGGGAGAGGTCAGACGCGCAAAAGGATTAGAGGTAAAAAGTGAAAATGCCAGAAAAGCAACGCCTATCAAGCCCTGCACGCCAAGCACCCGTGCCTTAAGCGCATCCGGTATTGATTTACCAAATTGGGCAATACCAGCACCATAAGCCGCGAGCATCAAAATCCATAAAAGCATGGATCCTTCATGATTTCCCCAGACGCCGGTAAGACGGTAAATAAAGGGTTTGTCTGCGTGACTATTTGCGGTGACCAGCCAAAGTGAGAAATCAGATTGAACAAATTTAATGGTCAGCACAGCAAATGCCCAGAGGAGAAGGATAAATTGTAACTTGGCGGCAGGGGCAGCTATGATGACAAAAGCTTGACGGTCACGATGAGCGCCATAAAGCGGAAGTATTGACTGAACCAGAGCAACACAAAATGCCAGTATCATCGCAAAATGGCCTGTCTCCGCAATCACTCTTGATCCCCTGCAGTATTTTTTCCCTGCCAGACGCCCGTTTCCCTGAGTGCATCAGCAACTTCTCGGGGCATATAATTCTCATCATGTTTTGCAAGAACGGTGTCAGCAACAAAAATACCTGCCGAGACAAACTGACCTTCCGCAACAACGCCCTGCCCTTCTCGGAACAAATCCGGCAACACACCTTCAAAAGAAACATCTATCCGGCTTTGCAAATCGGTAACAACAAATCTGCTTTCCAGCCCTGCTTTGGTTAAGCTATCTTCAGCCACCAAACCGCCAATTCTTATTTTTCCGGCGGGTAGGGTGGGGCTTTCGGCGATATCCGTGGGTGTTTTAAAATAAACGAGATTATCCTCTAAAGCCGTTAAGGCAATAAAAGCGGTTACGCCCAGCATCACAAAGCCAAGAGCAAAAAACAGCAATCGTGTTTGGCGTTTAGTCATAATATCTCCTGTCGGGGAATATATCGACTAAACACGAAGATTAAAGGTGAAAAACCGACGCATGCTGAATAATGACAGGAACAATATTTTATTGATGGCGGGAAATTTGCGCCCGGAGAAATATCTGCCACGGACTGTCCGGGTTAGCGGCGGAGAGTAAAACACTCCAGATGGCAAGGGCTTCTGATTTGTTGCCCTGTTGAAGAAGAGAAAGTCCGCGTAAATATAGACCACGCGGGTGGTCGGGATTAATTTCAAGTGCCCGATTAACAAGACGCTCAATGCCATCATCCATCAATCCGTCTTGTTGTTGAAGACGACTCTCGGCAAGCATAACCAAAATGTCGGGATTTTTATCGCCTTGCCGCAAGGAAATGACATTTAACAATGCATCTTCAGCTCTGTCGGCTTCCCCGAGTGCCATACGTGTTCTTGCCAGCATGAGCCACCCCTCTGAGTCCTTGGGTTTATCTTTGAGGCGTTGTTCCAGATGAACAACCAAACCTTCCAGAGGAAGTGTTTCGGGGGGAACATCCAGCCTTTTCGCCAAAGGCAAATCAGAATATCCGGGCGAGCCCAGCATCAAATAAAGTATCAGCGCCAGACCAGGAAGAAAACTCACTACAGCGATAAACGCTAGCAAACCAAAGGGCTTATACAACAACTTTTTTTTCATCAATGGGCGCAAAATGTAATAACTTGCTGCCGCACTCATGAGAGCGAGCAAACACCAAAGCACCACATCGTGAAAAAATATGTCAAACATGATGCTTCATATCAGTCGGGGTCTACTTCTGGAAGGGCAAATTTCATCGCATATAATTTAAGCCCAATCTCTATATTAGAAAATTGTTAGAATAAGGAAGCTATTTTAAATATAACTGATTATTGACCAGTAAAGCCGGCTCTGCCACCTTGTTTTTTGTTATGAAAAAACTCAACATAATATCAAAAAAACTTCAATTTCTGAGATTGCTTTCAGTTTTCTTTTTTTCTTTTAGCTATCAGATTGAGAGCTCTTTCGCACTTGAGCCGGTAACTTTTGCAACAGATTGGAAAGCACAGGCCGAGCAAGGGGGATTTTATCAAGCTAAAGCTTTGGGATTATATGAAAAAGCTGGATTGAATGTGGTCATTCGTGGCGGTGGGCCAGGTATTAACATACCCCAGCTTTTAGGCGCGAATGCAATTGATTTTGCTATGGGGTCGAACAGTTTTATTTTGCTAAATATGGTGCAAGCTGGAGTCCCTGCCAAAGCCGTCATGGCCGCTTTTCAAAAAGATCCGCAGGTTTTAATCACCCATGAACGTGATGATATTCAGTCGATTTCCGATATGAAAGACAAACCCATTATGATAGCCGACGCATCTATTAATGCTTTCTGGGTTTGGATGCGTGCACGGTACGGTTTTTCAAATAAACAAATCAGAAAATATACTTTTAACCTAGCGCCTTTCATCGTCGACAAAAATGCAATCCAGCAAGGCTATGCAACCTCAGAGCCCTACACTATTTCCAAAAACGGCATCACACCTAAAGTATTTCTTCTCTCCGATGAGGGTTACCCTTCATATGCCGCAATGGTCATCGCGCAAAATAAATTGATTGAAGAAAAACCAGATATTGTTCAGGCATTTGTTAACGCCTCCATAGAGGGATGGCGGAGCTATTTGATGGATGACCCGACGCCCGGAAATCAACTTATTCTCGCTGCAAACCAAGACATGACGCAAGATATTCTTGATCAGGCAATCATCCAAATGCGTGACCGCGGCCTCGTCATTTCAGGAGACGCTCTTGATAAAGGCATAGGTACAATGACACGAAACAGGTGGGAAACCTTTTTCACCTTAATGGCTCAAAATGGTCTGTATAACATGGAGATGAATTGGGAAAGTGCCTTCACGACAAAATTCGTCACCAAGGCTGACTCCGAATAATGTCTCTGGCAATAAAAGTAACAGATTTAAATATGGCCTATGCTGATGGCATTGAGGTGCTCAGAGGTTTC
It contains:
- a CDS encoding sensor histidine kinase; the encoded protein is MFQTNLLKTTTFRAALLYLSIFLFSSSTLYAYLFWNTFSLISSQTDAAIEADIADLSQRYKEGGIPSLARRVAVLSRDPRLSIYLLIDPEGRPMAGNLNKIPDMKDAGEDWQEFEFVRITNNFEEKHAARAKTFTLPQGFYLLVGRDVEEFNKFSAVILNAMIYGLAMTVLFGLIGGVLTSRNFTRRIDSINRTSSDIMAGDLSRRIPVRGSGDEIDQLGVNLNMMLSRIESLMNGMRDVTDNIAHDLRSPINRVRNKLEVTLMKPASPEDYKKIMQETIAEADELLAVFNALLSVAQLESGARDIQKEMLDVVDLIKQAVEFMEPAGEEIGVHFDLDLPEDPLFIKAARPLMSQAIINLIDNSLKYGRSNDPVISVGITTSKDTLTIYVSDNGPGIPPTDMSRVTERFVRLDASRNRPGSGLGLSLVSAIAQRHGGELCLQQNLPQGLRAEIVLTLDT
- a CDS encoding response regulator transcription factor, whose protein sequence is MHILLIEDDKEASKYVIKGLQESGHVVDHAADGEEGYEIALVGKFDVLIVDRMLPGLDGLTLVEKLRQNHIATPVLFLSALGDVDDKVKGLNSGGDDYLSKPFAFSELLARIEVLVKRGSGLLAETTLKFEDLEMNLLSRRVTRNDKAIDLQPREFKLLEYLLRNAGRVVTRTMLLENVWEYHFDPQTNVIDVHISRLRSKIDKDFDPPLVHTIRGAGYSLRVPD
- a CDS encoding cytochrome c-type biogenesis protein, whose amino-acid sequence is MNFIIFSLCISAYPAFAISPGEAFADDALEERARSLSMELRCMVCQNQSIDDSDAPLAADLRMLIREQIQAGKTDDEILDFIEDRYGEFALLKPRLDIKNAPLWGLPFLLVIAGFFLMRSFFRNAPKD
- a CDS encoding heme lyase CcmF/NrfE family subunit, whose protein sequence is MIAETGHFAMILAFCVALVQSILPLYGAHRDRQAFVIIAAPAAKLQFILLLWAFAVLTIKFVQSDFSLWLVTANSHADKPFIYRLTGVWGNHEGSMLLWILMLAAYGAGIAQFGKSIPDALKARVLGVQGLIGVAFLAFSLFTSNPFARLTSPPFEGNGLNPILQDPALAVHPPLLYAGYVGFSLAFSFSVAALLSGKISPDWAKWVRPWTLLAWLSLTLGIAVGSFWAYYELGWGGFWFWDPVENASFMPWLAGTALLHSALVTARRNTLHSWTMLLAILTFGLCIAGTFLVRSGVLTSVHAFATDPTRGVFILMILGVLVGGALLLFAMRSVGLSSADKNVPFQPVSREGALILNNVFLASATATVFLGTIYPLVIDAFGLGKISVGAPYYNAVFVPLITPLLMLMPLGPLAGWGQFEIPTVLKKLTMAFVLAVLGGLTVLIMSAGHQGGAALGVGLALWLMLGALADLAKKIRVDTMPLGRLPKNILKLPFQQWGSVLAHGGLGIMILGIVGTTAWRSEVVQAVTPGAVMEISGYEVTFEGETSVSGENYIAEQGEFSVRRGGADITILKPEKRFYTVERQSTTEAAILKNLSGHLYIVIADETIRDGMASRVVRIWYHPLVAFIWIGGLIMALGGVAALTRREVKSLAERHDEFSNDPPPGI
- the ccmE gene encoding cytochrome c maturation protein CcmE, which codes for MTKRQTRLLFFALGFVMLGVTAFIALTALEDNLVYFKTPTDIAESPTLPAGKIRIGGLVAEDSLTKAGLESRFVVTDLQSRIDVSFEGVLPDLFREGQGVVAEGQFVSAGIFVADTVLAKHDENYMPREVADALRETGVWQGKNTAGDQE
- a CDS encoding tetratricopeptide repeat protein, whose translation is MFDIFFHDVVLWCLLALMSAAASYYILRPLMKKKLLYKPFGLLAFIAVVSFLPGLALILYLMLGSPGYSDLPLAKRLDVPPETLPLEGLVVHLEQRLKDKPKDSEGWLMLARTRMALGEADRAEDALLNVISLRQGDKNPDILVMLAESRLQQQDGLMDDGIERLVNRALEINPDHPRGLYLRGLSLLQQGNKSEALAIWSVLLSAANPDSPWQIFLRAQISRHQ
- a CDS encoding ABC transporter substrate-binding protein, whose translation is MKKLNIISKKLQFLRLLSVFFFSFSYQIESSFALEPVTFATDWKAQAEQGGFYQAKALGLYEKAGLNVVIRGGGPGINIPQLLGANAIDFAMGSNSFILLNMVQAGVPAKAVMAAFQKDPQVLITHERDDIQSISDMKDKPIMIADASINAFWVWMRARYGFSNKQIRKYTFNLAPFIVDKNAIQQGYATSEPYTISKNGITPKVFLLSDEGYPSYAAMVIAQNKLIEEKPDIVQAFVNASIEGWRSYLMDDPTPGNQLILAANQDMTQDILDQAIIQMRDRGLVISGDALDKGIGTMTRNRWETFFTLMAQNGLYNMEMNWESAFTTKFVTKADSE